The following proteins come from a genomic window of Pseudomonas syringae:
- a CDS encoding GNAT family N-acetyltransferase produces the protein MIQIRPMTPEDFERFWPTFQAVVVAQETYAYDPALTQEQARNLWMTLPLHTLIAEEDGQLLGSYYLKANAAGPGDHVCNCGYMVTDAARGRGVARLMCEHSQQLARDSGFLAMQFNSVVASNEVAVALWAKLGFETVGRLPKAYRHARLGLVDCLVMFKWLAEAPVAAEPAQARLIGRKNIESVVSRPRRK, from the coding sequence ATGATCCAGATCCGCCCCATGACCCCGGAAGACTTCGAGCGCTTCTGGCCCACCTTTCAGGCTGTCGTTGTCGCTCAGGAAACCTACGCCTACGATCCTGCACTCACTCAGGAGCAAGCGCGCAATCTGTGGATGACGCTGCCGCTGCACACCCTGATTGCCGAAGAAGACGGCCAGTTACTGGGCAGCTATTACCTCAAGGCCAATGCGGCAGGACCGGGTGATCACGTCTGCAATTGCGGTTATATGGTGACGGACGCAGCGCGGGGTCGTGGTGTGGCGCGGTTGATGTGTGAGCACTCGCAGCAACTGGCGCGGGACAGCGGGTTTCTGGCGATGCAGTTCAATTCGGTGGTCGCCAGCAACGAGGTAGCGGTTGCGCTGTGGGCCAAGCTGGGTTTTGAAACGGTCGGGCGTTTACCCAAGGCTTATCGTCATGCCCGGTTGGGGCTGGTGGATTGTCTGGTGATGTTCAAGTGGCTGGCTGAAGCGCCAGTGGCTGCAGAACCTGCGCAAGCCAGGCTGATCGGGCGTAAGAATATCGAGTCAGTGGTGTCGCGCCCGCGTCGGAAATGA
- a CDS encoding permease, protein MTKKTTTSILQKTTNNTNDDSDSAETISPSLASNDIFNWSIKTMARSPNEIFWTQLGTIFICALPMSFCIWLGRDVYLETPSDALYLVYTFAGAAIYIIALGVRQKTIYNYTIKTDRAHLEYYLHYPDFASSFFKGIAITVILLFVMVAILTGSMLFLIGPVAMAFIAAIKLLNWENPIHHEQSLPWGEYNFVTVDRKRLMIITHRTDVTLGFEARFQHEVLFNKYLNFLHTVLPSTAEFTEKAWKW, encoded by the coding sequence ATGACTAAAAAAACGACAACCTCTATCTTGCAAAAAACCACAAACAACACCAATGATGATTCAGATAGTGCTGAAACAATAAGTCCGAGCCTAGCGAGCAATGATATTTTTAACTGGTCCATAAAAACCATGGCAAGATCCCCCAATGAAATATTTTGGACCCAGCTAGGTACGATATTTATATGCGCGCTGCCCATGAGCTTCTGCATATGGCTTGGCCGGGATGTCTACCTGGAGACTCCCTCTGATGCACTTTATCTGGTGTATACATTCGCGGGCGCCGCCATCTACATCATAGCGTTAGGCGTACGCCAAAAAACCATCTATAACTACACCATCAAAACCGACAGAGCCCACCTTGAGTACTATCTCCACTACCCCGACTTCGCCTCCTCCTTTTTCAAAGGCATCGCCATAACCGTCATCCTGTTGTTCGTCATGGTGGCCATCCTAACCGGCTCAATGCTCTTCCTCATCGGCCCTGTCGCCATGGCCTTTATCGCAGCCATCAAGCTACTCAACTGGGAAAACCCCATCCACCACGAACAAAGCCTGCCATGGGGCGAGTACAACTTCGTCACCGTCGACCGCAAACGCTTGATGATCATCACGCACCGCACTGACGTCACACTCGGCTTCGAGGCCCGCTTCCAGCACGAGGTGCTGTTCAACAAATACCTCAATTTCCTCCACACCGTGCTCCCCTCCACTGCTGAGTTCACCGAAAAAGCCTGGAAGTGGTAG
- a CDS encoding toxin VasX, with translation MTDKNGTRQQRRAACFAKTPATATSLCAFKRPDIAIVPVRYALDRSRYDADRKKLKPLPKDGTWASLPTLKTRSYTLRQLYDGYVYVFDETARTLHEYAVSAADGHLSRIVRNDVQVGSDQRSGGTDGKPFLLYPRSNRLHIAFSPLQWTWRICEHMRSNPPSRALWMKALDLARYCSTMAEPDTLPLNRIAEAVADVDKGNVIDDGRFADSAIPTAKPSASDEAQSVFAPVGADVFWLGSVDDKDSSLLIALDDPLAVFNDLGMQLAADQAAYRNWQAEHEHKTQIAQTVTTLCGADSNPEKLPESVRGDTLRTHQYLSDVEAWFEQCLFEEEQIGNNTAPGGVLLLPNAFKSPEMRRSLQTRYGSVPTEQDMQAWKDRQKWRREVDLTGARQYLLQHLPAGDTLLQQVRDTQSDFRQWSTHLGTEPFKLFIDTTHPNTLLYLQTIMLNLQIIYAQDNAASAWLAEQEANTSSLFGTLRYGFSPALKDALHQEADALLNGLGDVTNLATRIGELNGALNHQGFADKPWMKALKQPVQDTFKALGQLASGAGKATFESILLTWVPIDSRLAMGKQQNIVALIRTLLIGQILLDSKARIAIDQKMLAKLKTWISEWQVLNKQISDTRRSWLYPTAYNTRKSTANHLRTLEKKLRLHELSMPALLDFQNNQYARQLQDEIRLHFQSGKAITKDWLASAKRWIDNLGGIAGSITWSVIMLNFINTALTYRDLTKDGDFSVKDIGKVTYGLGYSFNLLMAVFVEAPWRVIKDATPILIDGRNVGILDRSAGYWKARDNTAWGEAISGFRVSMVAMGAFGIAAATLELIDIYDDLTKTKTTEEATATRIKFGSVGLMAIGSTFQLAAGILPTSSYTLVAMNPWFSVAILLTGVIYLLTNMALNYFKQDSVGWWLRKCSWSKSINYRYSTDASGQLEEKLALLTIQLSPQVHVKSTTRDEDHYFGRDTPYSAPVQYGAGVQILLPSAVRGQSVHFNIISSKRPLGVLPVAKIDDPILDPFLDRGQFKKVDQFKKLVNQPARKAQEDFTFPLMPPESEDVVWETWVPLEKDATYLELQIWYPDSLIKPGQQDVGYLFQLKLYSQGDTAVDGLAHTELEIKASSRASTSTLEIAE, from the coding sequence ATGACCGATAAAAACGGCACGCGCCAACAGCGACGTGCGGCATGCTTCGCCAAGACACCGGCTACGGCGACCAGCCTGTGCGCCTTCAAGCGCCCGGACATCGCCATCGTGCCGGTGCGCTACGCGCTGGATCGCTCGCGCTATGATGCTGATCGCAAAAAATTGAAGCCGCTGCCCAAAGACGGCACATGGGCCAGCCTGCCGACGTTGAAAACGCGCAGCTACACCTTGCGCCAACTGTACGACGGCTACGTCTATGTCTTCGACGAAACAGCCAGAACGCTGCATGAATACGCGGTGTCTGCCGCTGACGGTCATCTGAGCCGCATCGTCCGGAACGACGTGCAGGTGGGCAGTGACCAGCGAAGCGGTGGCACTGACGGCAAACCATTCCTGCTCTACCCGCGCAGCAACCGTCTGCACATTGCGTTTTCGCCGCTCCAGTGGACATGGCGCATCTGCGAACACATGCGCTCCAACCCGCCAAGCCGCGCGTTATGGATGAAAGCGCTGGACCTGGCGCGCTACTGCTCGACCATGGCCGAACCGGACACCCTTCCGCTGAACCGCATTGCAGAGGCCGTGGCGGATGTCGATAAAGGCAACGTTATTGATGACGGCCGTTTTGCGGACTCCGCAATTCCCACCGCAAAACCGTCAGCCAGCGACGAGGCCCAATCGGTATTCGCGCCGGTGGGTGCGGACGTCTTCTGGCTGGGCAGCGTGGACGACAAGGACAGTTCGCTGCTCATCGCCCTTGACGACCCGTTGGCCGTGTTCAACGACCTAGGCATGCAACTGGCGGCTGATCAGGCGGCGTACCGCAACTGGCAGGCCGAACACGAACACAAGACTCAGATCGCCCAGACCGTAACTACGCTCTGTGGCGCTGACAGCAATCCAGAGAAACTGCCTGAGTCGGTGCGTGGTGATACGCTTCGCACGCATCAGTACCTGAGCGACGTCGAAGCCTGGTTTGAACAATGCCTGTTTGAAGAAGAGCAGATCGGCAACAACACCGCACCCGGAGGTGTGCTGTTGCTGCCGAATGCCTTCAAGAGCCCGGAGATGCGCAGATCGCTTCAGACGCGTTACGGCAGCGTTCCGACCGAGCAGGATATGCAAGCCTGGAAAGATCGCCAAAAATGGCGGCGCGAGGTCGATCTGACAGGTGCGCGTCAGTACCTTCTGCAACATCTGCCGGCCGGCGACACACTGCTGCAACAGGTGCGCGACACGCAGAGCGATTTTCGGCAATGGTCGACCCACCTGGGCACAGAACCGTTCAAGCTGTTCATCGACACCACCCACCCGAACACCCTGCTGTACCTGCAGACAATCATGCTCAACCTGCAGATCATCTACGCGCAGGACAACGCAGCCAGCGCCTGGCTCGCCGAACAGGAAGCCAACACCAGCAGCCTGTTTGGCACCTTGCGCTATGGCTTCTCGCCCGCGCTTAAGGACGCCCTTCATCAAGAGGCCGATGCGCTGCTGAACGGCCTTGGTGACGTGACCAACCTGGCCACGCGCATCGGCGAACTCAACGGCGCGCTCAATCATCAGGGCTTCGCCGACAAACCTTGGATGAAGGCGCTGAAACAACCCGTTCAGGACACCTTCAAAGCCCTCGGCCAACTGGCCAGCGGCGCAGGCAAGGCAACGTTTGAAAGCATCTTGCTGACCTGGGTGCCCATCGATAGCCGCCTCGCTATGGGCAAGCAGCAGAACATCGTTGCGCTGATTCGCACGCTGTTGATCGGTCAGATACTGCTGGATTCAAAGGCGCGTATTGCGATCGATCAAAAAATGCTCGCGAAGCTGAAAACCTGGATCAGTGAGTGGCAGGTACTCAACAAACAGATCAGCGACACCCGCCGCAGCTGGCTCTATCCAACCGCCTACAACACCCGCAAAAGCACTGCCAACCACCTGCGCACCCTTGAGAAAAAACTTCGCCTGCATGAACTGAGCATGCCCGCCCTGCTCGACTTCCAAAACAACCAATACGCCAGGCAGTTGCAGGACGAAATTCGCCTGCACTTCCAGTCCGGCAAAGCCATCACCAAGGACTGGCTCGCTTCCGCCAAGCGCTGGATCGACAACCTGGGCGGTATCGCGGGCTCGATCACCTGGAGCGTGATCATGCTCAACTTCATCAACACCGCCCTCACCTATCGGGACCTGACGAAGGATGGGGATTTTAGCGTGAAGGATATTGGCAAGGTCACTTACGGGTTGGGGTATAGCTTTAACCTGTTGATGGCGGTGTTTGTTGAAGCGCCGTGGCGCGTGATCAAGGACGCCACGCCGATACTAATTGATGGCAGGAATGTCGGGATTCTTGACAGGTCGGCAGGGTACTGGAAAGCAAGGGATAATACTGCGTGGGGTGAGGCGATAAGTGGGTTCAGGGTTTCGATGGTGGCGATGGGAGCATTTGGGATAGCGGCGGCTACGTTGGAGTTGATAGACATCTACGATGACCTGACTAAAACAAAAACAACTGAAGAGGCGACTGCCACACGTATAAAATTTGGTTCAGTAGGCCTTATGGCGATAGGCAGCACATTCCAGCTCGCTGCAGGAATTCTTCCAACCAGTTCGTATACATTGGTTGCAATGAACCCGTGGTTTAGCGTAGCAATACTGCTAACAGGTGTGATTTATCTATTGACTAATATGGCGCTGAATTACTTCAAGCAAGATAGCGTTGGATGGTGGCTGCGGAAATGCAGCTGGTCCAAATCAATCAATTACCGTTATTCAACAGATGCAAGTGGTCAACTTGAAGAAAAACTTGCTCTGCTCACAATACAGCTGAGCCCTCAGGTTCATGTTAAAAGCACCACACGCGACGAAGACCACTATTTTGGTAGAGATACCCCCTATAGTGCTCCGGTACAATACGGTGCTGGCGTACAAATTCTTCTACCAAGCGCAGTGCGCGGACAATCAGTACATTTCAATATCATCAGTAGTAAACGTCCACTGGGCGTGCTGCCTGTAGCAAAAATTGATGACCCGATACTCGACCCCTTTCTCGACAGAGGACAGTTCAAGAAGGTTGATCAATTTAAAAAGCTTGTCAATCAGCCCGCCCGCAAAGCCCAAGAAGATTTCACATTTCCGCTTATGCCTCCTGAAAGTGAAGATGTTGTTTGGGAAACCTGGGTGCCGCTTGAGAAAGACGCAACGTATCTGGAACTACAAATATGGTATCCCGACAGTCTGATAAAACCTGGCCAACAGGACGTAGGCTACCTGTTTCAACTGAAACTTTATAGTCAGGGAGATACAGCAGTCGACGGGCTGGCACACACCGAACTGGAAATAAAAGCATCCAGCCGAGCCAGTACTTCGACACTTGAAATAGCGGAATAA
- a CDS encoding DUF4123 domain-containing protein, giving the protein MNLANYLLIDGVLRPDAIKQVYQRAEPMEIMPLYLGTRWSAVMNQGPVLVKVPPESSLIREWLEPAALRTDASIFSSNAALKDVAEHLCRFLCPIDYLGNSSLLRFADPLVTHYWLSSYSEEHLSQILGPINQLWVQLPRHTWQRNPSSLPATFVNQHPKTLWHEHSVLLGEPQLQALKECYRWLFEERIHDWLQEQDPQAFANLTEDQIAIWLERAVDSGLEWGLVSEYALATWADICHAWGQGFVNHPQSPYPLWQTLYPQLQHLPPELRINSLDEYREKLHEDKGTRHDR; this is encoded by the coding sequence ATGAACCTGGCCAACTACCTGCTGATTGACGGCGTGTTACGACCTGATGCAATCAAGCAGGTGTATCAGCGTGCCGAGCCTATGGAGATCATGCCGCTGTACTTGGGAACGCGTTGGTCAGCGGTCATGAATCAGGGTCCTGTTCTAGTGAAGGTTCCACCAGAATCTTCGCTGATTCGCGAATGGCTTGAGCCCGCCGCGTTACGAACTGACGCGAGTATATTTTCCAGCAATGCCGCGCTGAAAGATGTAGCCGAGCACCTGTGCCGATTTCTGTGCCCGATCGACTACCTCGGCAATTCAAGCCTGCTGCGCTTTGCGGATCCACTGGTGACGCACTACTGGTTATCTAGTTATAGCGAAGAGCATCTAAGCCAGATATTGGGACCTATCAATCAGCTTTGGGTGCAGCTTCCCAGGCATACCTGGCAGCGCAACCCGTCGTCACTACCTGCAACATTTGTTAACCAGCATCCGAAAACGCTCTGGCACGAGCATTCCGTTTTGCTGGGCGAACCACAGTTACAGGCGCTGAAAGAATGCTATCGGTGGCTTTTTGAAGAACGAATTCATGACTGGCTGCAAGAGCAGGATCCGCAGGCTTTCGCAAACCTGACCGAAGATCAGATAGCCATATGGCTTGAGCGTGCTGTGGACAGCGGCCTTGAATGGGGACTGGTCAGCGAGTACGCATTAGCGACATGGGCAGACATCTGCCACGCGTGGGGACAGGGTTTTGTGAATCACCCACAAAGCCCCTATCCGTTATGGCAGACCCTGTACCCCCAACTTCAACACCTGCCTCCAGAACTGCGCATCAACTCGCTCGATGAATACCGCGAGAAACTTCATGAAGACAAGGGTACCCGGCATGACCGATAA
- a CDS encoding Hcp family type VI secretion system effector: protein MPTPAYITIIDANQKVLTAKAFTPDSVGNIYQTGHEDEAIVQAFKHEIGIPCDPQSGQPTGQRVHKPVCITKIFDRTSPLLLEALCSGATMSKVEIKWYRTSAQGKQEHYYTTTLTDAVIVKIEDYMPNCQDPDSSHFTHLQDVYFSYRKITWAHVKATTSGSDDWREPASA from the coding sequence ATGCCAACACCTGCTTACATAACTATCATTGACGCAAATCAAAAAGTATTGACTGCGAAAGCTTTCACGCCTGACTCAGTAGGAAACATCTATCAGACGGGCCATGAAGACGAAGCGATCGTCCAGGCGTTCAAACACGAGATTGGTATTCCGTGTGACCCTCAGTCTGGTCAACCTACCGGTCAACGTGTTCACAAACCTGTCTGCATCACCAAGATTTTCGACAGGACATCGCCGTTACTTCTAGAAGCACTTTGCTCTGGCGCAACGATGAGCAAAGTAGAAATCAAGTGGTATAGGACTTCCGCTCAAGGCAAACAGGAACATTACTACACCACCACGCTGACCGATGCCGTCATTGTCAAGATTGAGGACTACATGCCCAACTGCCAAGACCCTGATAGCTCGCACTTCACACACCTGCAGGATGTGTATTTCAGCTATCGCAAAATTACCTGGGCCCACGTCAAGGCCACGACCAGTGGTTCTGACGATTGGAGAGAGCCCGCTTCGGCTTGA
- the tssA gene encoding type VI secretion system protein TssA yields the protein MAYKEKLSIRYLDIARHPIATQDYAGHDIRFSTLFESLEQALGGAQSIFGSLNVDWPKIREDSEHILVSQSKDMRVASWLAWALYECESFVGLVAGLGLIHYLCECHWQVLHPRKLRTRSAAVAWLILRLEKVLVEDVSITNQLIVFQQLANHLDKLDNLFERYLNDDAPLLLPLRRRLARMIERAVQAEKEPVTVVGQVKQVAAQLFSSSSPINNEKDAQRASSSMDESVRSLCRWWLKQKTTDPRAFRLGRSLVWLAVDNAPDCNAEKVTQLRGLPSEKRSLYQERFEQGLYADLIVDVETTLVSSPFWFDGQRLIWNCLKALGATAAMYEVEAHLAMLLKRIPELVELRFHDGTPFANANTLEWITAHVLPPVVTEAHLRETDGKTELSEWDAVYRELLPSLQDGGLKSAVRVLSQRLYSAEGGRDRFFWRLCLARLCYQAKEYVLAKIQLEFLDQQLQSSGLQLWEPLVYLDVLRLLYDCYERLPQNEKSASRKEDVYQRLCHCDLEGLIA from the coding sequence ATGGCTTATAAAGAAAAACTGTCCATCCGCTATCTGGATATCGCCCGACACCCTATAGCAACACAGGATTACGCCGGTCATGACATACGCTTCTCTACGCTCTTTGAATCATTGGAGCAAGCACTGGGAGGCGCACAGTCAATCTTCGGTTCTTTAAATGTTGACTGGCCTAAAATCAGAGAAGACAGTGAGCATATTCTTGTTAGCCAGTCCAAGGATATGCGCGTTGCCAGCTGGCTCGCCTGGGCGTTATATGAGTGTGAGTCTTTTGTCGGGCTAGTGGCAGGTTTAGGGTTAATCCATTACCTCTGTGAATGTCACTGGCAGGTGTTGCATCCCAGAAAGTTGAGAACTCGCTCTGCTGCCGTGGCGTGGCTCATACTCAGGCTCGAAAAAGTGTTGGTGGAAGATGTCTCGATCACCAATCAACTGATTGTGTTTCAGCAGTTGGCCAATCACCTTGATAAGCTGGATAACCTTTTTGAAAGGTATTTGAACGACGACGCGCCGTTGCTGCTGCCGTTGCGCAGAAGACTTGCACGCATGATCGAGCGTGCTGTCCAGGCTGAAAAAGAGCCTGTGACGGTAGTGGGGCAAGTAAAACAGGTCGCTGCACAGCTATTTTCCAGCAGTTCTCCGATCAATAATGAGAAGGATGCTCAGCGTGCGTCAAGCTCGATGGACGAATCCGTGCGCAGTCTCTGCAGATGGTGGTTGAAACAAAAGACCACCGATCCGCGCGCGTTTCGCCTTGGTCGATCGCTGGTCTGGCTCGCCGTGGACAATGCCCCGGATTGCAACGCGGAAAAAGTAACGCAGCTAAGAGGATTGCCCTCGGAGAAGCGCTCGCTTTACCAGGAGCGCTTCGAACAGGGCCTTTACGCAGATCTGATCGTTGATGTCGAGACCACTTTAGTGTCCTCGCCTTTTTGGTTCGATGGGCAGCGTTTGATATGGAACTGTCTAAAGGCTCTGGGGGCAACAGCGGCCATGTATGAAGTAGAAGCGCATCTCGCTATGCTGCTGAAACGAATTCCGGAATTGGTTGAACTGCGCTTTCACGACGGCACACCCTTCGCGAATGCCAACACACTAGAGTGGATCACCGCTCATGTTTTACCTCCTGTTGTAACCGAAGCGCACCTACGTGAAACGGACGGAAAAACTGAGCTTTCAGAATGGGATGCTGTTTATCGCGAACTATTGCCAAGCTTGCAGGACGGTGGCTTGAAATCTGCCGTCCGTGTGCTAAGCCAGCGGTTGTACAGTGCGGAAGGCGGACGAGATCGATTCTTCTGGAGGTTGTGTCTCGCACGACTATGTTATCAGGCAAAAGAGTATGTGCTTGCGAAGATCCAGCTTGAGTTTCTGGATCAGCAACTTCAGTCATCTGGCTTGCAGTTGTGGGAGCCACTGGTTTACCTGGACGTATTACGCCTATTGTATGACTGCTACGAACGGCTTCCTCAAAATGAAAAGTCAGCAAGTCGTAAAGAGGATGTTTATCAAAGACTGTGCCACTGCGATCTTGAAGGATTGATTGCATAG
- the tssB gene encoding type VI secretion system contractile sheath small subunit, with amino-acid sequence MAKEGSVAPKERINVTFKPAIGGAQEEVELPLKLLVVGDFTQRVDERKLEDRKAISIDKNNFDDVMAKQELTLEMSVPNCLQSDSEIENLAVSVKVGSMKDFNPASLVEQIPELRKLMELRNALMALKGPLGNTPAFRKAIENVIADTDSRNSVLDELGLSVAAQ; translated from the coding sequence ATGGCCAAAGAAGGCTCAGTAGCACCCAAAGAACGGATTAATGTCACATTCAAGCCTGCTATCGGAGGGGCGCAGGAAGAAGTAGAACTGCCGCTGAAACTGTTGGTTGTAGGTGACTTTACGCAGAGAGTCGATGAACGCAAGCTTGAAGATCGCAAGGCTATAAGCATCGACAAAAATAATTTTGACGATGTGATGGCCAAGCAAGAGCTGACACTTGAAATGAGTGTACCTAATTGCCTGCAGTCCGATAGTGAGATTGAAAATCTGGCTGTCAGCGTCAAAGTGGGCTCAATGAAAGACTTCAATCCGGCCAGCCTGGTGGAGCAAATTCCCGAGCTGAGGAAGTTGATGGAGCTGCGCAATGCCTTGATGGCGCTCAAGGGGCCATTGGGTAATACGCCCGCTTTTCGCAAGGCCATTGAAAACGTCATAGCCGATACGGACTCACGCAACAGCGTGCTGGATGAATTGGGTTTGAGTGTGGCAGCGCAATAG